The Sorangiineae bacterium MSr11367 genome window below encodes:
- a CDS encoding carbohydrate ABC transporter permease, protein MRAYGRTALGILIVVVLLFPLYWMFNASLQPSGALLKPSPDLFPVAGTFDGYRTALATQQGHLLASVIVSLGTVAVSLAVAMPASYALAQLEVRGGPVVLFAMLIVQMIPGIVMANSLYTVFGHLGLIDSYLALILADSTATIPFAILLLHSFMMAIPKELSEAALVDGASHWRTFISIIVPVSRNAMVTAGLFSFLFAWADFLFAITLTTGQTFEPITVGIYRFLGNQSADWNGIMATAVMASIPAAILLVIAQRYVVAGMTSGAIKD, encoded by the coding sequence ATGAGAGCCTATGGACGCACTGCGCTCGGCATCCTCATCGTCGTCGTGCTGCTCTTTCCACTGTATTGGATGTTCAATGCCTCGTTGCAGCCCAGCGGCGCGCTGCTCAAACCGTCTCCCGATCTTTTCCCGGTGGCGGGCACGTTCGACGGCTACCGCACGGCGCTCGCCACCCAGCAGGGTCACCTTCTTGCGAGCGTGATCGTCTCCTTGGGCACGGTGGCGGTTTCGCTCGCCGTGGCCATGCCCGCGAGTTACGCGTTGGCGCAGCTCGAGGTGCGCGGGGGGCCGGTCGTTCTCTTCGCGATGCTCATCGTCCAGATGATTCCGGGCATCGTGATGGCCAACTCCCTCTACACGGTGTTCGGCCACCTCGGGCTCATCGACAGCTACCTCGCCCTCATTTTGGCCGATTCGACCGCCACGATCCCATTTGCCATTCTCCTTCTTCACTCTTTCATGATGGCCATTCCCAAGGAGCTGTCCGAAGCGGCCCTCGTCGATGGCGCCAGCCACTGGCGCACGTTCATCTCCATCATCGTGCCGGTCAGCCGCAACGCGATGGTGACGGCGGGGCTGTTCTCGTTCTTGTTTGCCTGGGCAGATTTCCTTTTTGCCATCACGCTCACCACCGGCCAGACGTTCGAACCCATCACCGTCGGCATCTACCGCTTTCTCGGCAATCAATCCGCCGACTGGAACGGCATCATGGCCACGGCCGTCATGGCCTCGATTCCCGCGGCGATCTTGCTGGTGATCGCCCAACGCTACGTCGTCGCTGGGATGACCAGCGGCGCCATCAAAGATTGA
- a CDS encoding sugar ABC transporter permease, translating to MTSQRAAGLAFLFPALLYIVVFFGYPLFNNLVTSAQDYTVKSFYTGEAPFVGAANYAAVVHNPMFVKAVVNTVLFTVGSIAFQFTIGLALALFFNDRFPGSDTLRSLLLLPWLLPLVVSGAVWRWMLDQDHGIVNAALRALHLAGAPVPWLTSTTWAMPAVILTNIWVGVPFNLVILHGGLRAIPESLYEAAALDGANAWQRFWHVTWPLLRPVTGIVLMLGLVYTIKVFDVIMVVTGGGPANATQTLTTWSYGLSFRDFAFGQGAAVGNILILAATGFGVLYARLSRQAMDAA from the coding sequence ATGACGTCGCAGCGCGCGGCGGGATTGGCCTTCCTGTTTCCGGCGCTGCTCTACATCGTCGTCTTCTTCGGGTACCCTCTGTTCAACAACCTGGTCACGAGTGCCCAGGATTACACCGTGAAATCGTTTTACACGGGCGAGGCGCCCTTCGTCGGGGCGGCGAATTATGCTGCGGTCGTCCACAATCCGATGTTCGTCAAAGCCGTGGTGAATACCGTTTTGTTCACCGTGGGCTCCATCGCCTTTCAGTTCACCATCGGCCTGGCACTGGCCCTATTTTTCAATGACCGCTTCCCCGGGAGTGACACGTTGCGCTCGCTCTTGCTCCTGCCATGGCTTTTGCCGCTGGTGGTGAGCGGCGCCGTGTGGCGGTGGATGCTCGATCAAGATCACGGCATCGTGAACGCTGCCCTCCGTGCGCTGCATCTTGCGGGGGCTCCCGTACCCTGGCTGACCAGCACCACCTGGGCCATGCCCGCGGTCATCCTTACCAACATTTGGGTCGGTGTTCCGTTCAACCTCGTCATTTTGCACGGTGGTTTGCGCGCCATTCCGGAATCGCTGTACGAGGCCGCCGCGCTGGACGGCGCCAACGCGTGGCAGCGATTTTGGCACGTCACATGGCCGCTTTTGCGGCCGGTCACGGGCATCGTGCTGATGCTCGGCCTGGTGTACACCATCAAGGTATTCGACGTGATCATGGTGGTCACCGGCGGTGGCCCGGCCAATGCGACGCAGACGCTGACCACGTGGTCCTATGGTCTCTCGTTTCGCGACTTCGCCTTTGGCCAGGGGGCCGCGGTCGGCAATATCTTGATCCTCGCGGCCACGGGCTTCGGCGTGCTCTATGCGCGGCTTTCGCGGCAGGCCATGGATGCGGCATGA
- a CDS encoding extracellular solute-binding protein: MVESYCARVSLVAATLASLASGAGCSRSSPDGGSTAIVELDYYTDAQGSAAWQKILDTCAQQTGVRIQRQTVPPPQMLPKILQGASSKSLPNLLFTDNPTLQQIASTGALAPLTDYGISTDGYYPSIVSAGTYQNVVYGLAPGVNGLALIYNKDMLSAAGISVPSTWDELKSAAMKLSKDGKYGLAFSAIPSEEGTWQFLPFFWSNGADLAKVDSPQAVEALKYVTELVNGGGASKSVLNWSQNDVADQFVAGNAAMMINGSWNLARLDGEKSLHYGVAPIPSPRAGSKSVVALGGEVGAIPLSNKETQQAAAKVLSCILSEPIMLEWSKAHAYVPAKANVAAKLGEEVPTMKAFIEEAASAKSRSAELGAKYPKLAKEVATAVQSALTGQQSAEQALQRAQQAGGS, translated from the coding sequence ATGGTCGAATCGTATTGCGCCCGCGTGTCCCTCGTGGCCGCCACCCTTGCGTCGCTCGCATCCGGTGCGGGTTGTTCGCGCAGCAGCCCCGATGGAGGCTCGACCGCGATCGTCGAGCTCGATTATTACACCGACGCGCAGGGTAGCGCGGCCTGGCAGAAAATCCTGGATACCTGCGCGCAGCAAACCGGCGTGCGCATCCAGCGGCAAACGGTGCCGCCGCCCCAAATGCTGCCCAAAATTCTGCAAGGGGCGAGCTCGAAGAGCTTGCCGAATCTGCTTTTTACGGACAATCCAACGCTTCAGCAAATCGCCAGTACGGGCGCACTCGCTCCGCTCACCGATTACGGAATTTCCACCGACGGTTATTACCCGAGCATCGTCAGCGCGGGTACGTACCAGAACGTGGTCTACGGGCTTGCGCCCGGCGTCAACGGGCTCGCCTTGATTTACAACAAGGACATGCTTTCCGCTGCCGGCATTTCCGTTCCCTCGACGTGGGACGAGTTGAAGTCGGCGGCCATGAAATTGAGCAAGGACGGGAAATACGGCTTGGCCTTTTCGGCCATTCCCTCGGAGGAGGGAACATGGCAATTCCTACCGTTCTTTTGGAGCAACGGGGCCGATCTCGCCAAGGTGGACTCGCCCCAGGCCGTCGAGGCTTTGAAATACGTCACCGAGCTGGTGAACGGCGGCGGCGCATCGAAATCCGTGTTGAATTGGAGCCAAAATGACGTGGCCGATCAATTCGTAGCCGGAAACGCAGCCATGATGATCAACGGCTCGTGGAACCTGGCGCGGCTCGATGGTGAGAAATCGCTGCACTATGGTGTTGCGCCCATCCCATCGCCGCGGGCGGGGAGCAAGTCGGTCGTGGCTCTGGGCGGCGAGGTGGGCGCCATCCCGCTGAGCAACAAGGAAACGCAGCAGGCCGCCGCCAAAGTGCTGTCCTGCATCTTGTCCGAGCCCATCATGCTCGAGTGGAGCAAAGCGCACGCCTACGTTCCGGCCAAGGCCAACGTCGCCGCCAAGCTCGGGGAAGAGGTCCCCACCATGAAGGCCTTCATCGAGGAGGCGGCCAGTGCGAAATCGCGTTCCGCCGAGCTGGGAGCCAAGTACCCGAAGCTCGCCAAGGAAGTGGCGACGGCCGTGCAATCGGCCCTCACGGGGCAGCAGTCGGCCGAGCAGGCGCTCCAGCGTGCGCAGCAGGCCGGCGGCTCATGA
- a CDS encoding LacI family transcriptional regulator, with translation MARAAGVAPSTVSYVLSGKRSISEETRRQVEQSVRKLGYHPHAGARALASSRTKVLALVVPLRADLNMAVMMQFVSSVVTAAREHDHDLLLLTKDEGPQGLRRVTSSAIADALIVMDVEAADPRVPVLRSLDRPVVLIGAPDQITPMGLTCVDLDFTAAGASCVGHLADLGHRSIALIGPSPAVYKRGTSFAGRFLRGFTDAAKVRGVRATSHPCAPGYEATRACLDELLAEEPKVTGLIVHNEAVLPAVLTELQRRGRRMPEDLSLIAVCPDAMADNQPVSLTTVAIPATELGEMAVEMIIRQLEQKAPSAPETRLLSPRLTQRASTAPRKS, from the coding sequence GTGGCCAGGGCAGCCGGCGTTGCCCCCAGCACCGTCTCGTACGTGCTCAGTGGCAAGCGATCCATCTCGGAGGAGACGCGCCGGCAGGTCGAGCAGAGCGTTCGCAAGCTCGGCTACCATCCGCACGCGGGCGCCCGCGCCCTGGCCAGCAGCCGCACCAAGGTGCTCGCCTTGGTCGTGCCGCTCCGGGCAGACCTCAACATGGCCGTGATGATGCAGTTCGTGTCGTCCGTGGTAACCGCCGCGCGTGAACACGATCACGACCTGCTCTTACTCACGAAGGACGAGGGCCCTCAGGGGCTTCGACGGGTAACGTCGTCGGCCATCGCCGATGCGCTCATCGTCATGGACGTGGAGGCGGCCGATCCGAGGGTGCCCGTGTTGCGTTCCCTGGATCGCCCGGTGGTGCTCATCGGTGCGCCCGACCAAATCACGCCCATGGGGCTCACCTGCGTCGATTTGGACTTCACGGCGGCAGGCGCCTCCTGCGTCGGCCACCTGGCCGATCTCGGTCATCGATCCATCGCGTTGATCGGCCCATCGCCCGCGGTCTACAAGCGCGGCACCAGCTTCGCGGGGCGTTTCCTTCGCGGCTTCACCGACGCCGCGAAGGTCCGCGGCGTGCGGGCCACGTCACATCCGTGCGCGCCGGGGTACGAGGCCACGCGCGCCTGTTTGGACGAGCTTTTGGCCGAGGAGCCCAAGGTCACCGGGTTGATCGTGCACAACGAGGCCGTGCTTCCCGCCGTGCTCACGGAGCTGCAACGGCGCGGGCGCCGCATGCCGGAGGACCTATCGCTCATTGCGGTGTGCCCGGATGCCATGGCCGACAATCAACCCGTGTCCCTGACGACGGTGGCCATTCCCGCGACGGAGCTCGGTGAAATGGCCGTCGAGATGATCATCCGGCAGCTCGAACAGAAGGCCCCTTCCGCCCCGGAAACGCGCCTTCTGTCGCCGCGGCTGACCCAGCGCGCCAGCACGGCACCACGCAAGTCCTGA
- a CDS encoding glycoside hydrolase family 3 C-terminal domain-containing protein — protein MFRKLGTRCSGVILLAAVFLPIAQGCSDEPFRDPRVPMDARVQDLMERLTLDEKISLLHQYQPAIPRLGIALFKTGTEALHGVAWSNDYANKGAVVYAKGTVFPQAIGLASTWDLDLMKQVGRVVGREARGFHAMNPSIWGLNLWAPVVNLLRDPRWGRNEEGYSEDPYLTGQMAIAYGRGIQGDDPTYLQAAPTLKHYLAYNNEVDRTTSNASVRPKILHEYDQQAFEIPLRAGAANAVMPAYNLINGRPNTVSPELEKLVRTWSKEEIAIVSDAGAPTNLVASEAYYATRPEAYAAAIKAGLDSFTDNDTDGSIVTGAIKSALEQKLLSEADVDKAVRHLLSLRFRLGEFDSGGPYGNITPAVIDSPEHRALARKAADEQVVLLRNEGNALPLNAAQNRKIAVVGPLANVLYQDWYGGTMPYGITPLQGITERLGAAGANGAVVSSEGVDRIALKNAVTGKYLTASTDAAGAKLREGGTVAGANEELDVFDWGAGICTLRTVANGQYLSLGDGKTLINDARQPSGWFVQQQFKLQAQPDGNYILEYAGNDARQSWFGPNKYAVVGADGTLSIASPTPEGATKFAREVVRHGVEEAVAAATGADTAVVVVGSMPFINGREDNDRTSTALAPAQAALIEAVHAANPHTIVVVENSYPTTGWNAQRAPAILWTTHAGQETGHALADVLFGDTDPSGRLTQTWYASDAELPSIFDYDISKTGMTYQYYKGAPLYAFGYGRSYTSFGYGRARVDRPSAPANGEVHVTIDVTNTGARPGVDIVQLYSRPRASGVAQPLQRLRAFQRVQLAPGETKTVTFSLSVRDLAFWDVSRSKAVVETGDYDLLVGASATDIKSTVSIAVQGESIPPRNLAIPTLAEHFDDYRAVTLVDWSKASGTSVSASAGSWLAYQRSGLSPLAHGFTASVAKPAAGDAHITVRLDDPVNGRTVTTVTVPSTGDKYRYTDVSAAFADGISGTHDVYLVFDGPVLLHSFQLN, from the coding sequence ATGTTTCGAAAGTTGGGCACGCGGTGTTCCGGTGTGATCCTGCTCGCGGCAGTCTTCCTGCCGATCGCACAAGGCTGTTCCGACGAACCGTTCCGCGATCCGCGCGTCCCCATGGATGCGCGGGTTCAAGACCTGATGGAACGGTTGACGTTGGACGAGAAGATTTCGCTGCTGCACCAATACCAACCGGCCATTCCACGGTTGGGCATCGCCCTCTTCAAGACGGGCACCGAGGCGCTGCACGGCGTCGCGTGGTCGAACGATTATGCCAATAAGGGTGCCGTGGTCTATGCAAAGGGCACAGTGTTTCCCCAGGCCATCGGCCTCGCGAGCACGTGGGACCTCGATTTGATGAAGCAAGTCGGCCGGGTCGTTGGCCGCGAAGCGCGAGGGTTCCACGCGATGAACCCGTCCATTTGGGGCCTGAACCTGTGGGCACCCGTCGTCAACCTGCTGCGCGATCCGCGTTGGGGCCGCAACGAGGAGGGGTATTCGGAGGATCCTTACCTCACCGGGCAGATGGCCATTGCGTACGGGCGCGGCATTCAGGGTGACGATCCCACGTATTTGCAAGCTGCCCCCACGTTGAAGCACTACCTTGCCTACAACAACGAGGTCGACCGCACGACGAGCAATGCCTCGGTGCGGCCGAAGATCCTGCATGAGTACGATCAGCAGGCCTTCGAAATTCCCCTTCGGGCGGGCGCCGCGAACGCGGTCATGCCCGCGTACAACCTGATCAACGGCAGGCCGAACACGGTCAGCCCCGAACTGGAAAAGCTCGTTCGAACGTGGTCGAAAGAGGAAATTGCCATCGTCAGTGACGCCGGTGCCCCGACGAATCTGGTGGCCTCCGAGGCGTATTACGCGACGCGGCCAGAGGCGTATGCGGCGGCCATCAAGGCCGGACTCGATAGCTTCACGGACAACGACACGGACGGTTCCATCGTCACGGGCGCGATCAAGTCCGCGCTCGAGCAAAAGCTGCTGAGCGAGGCGGATGTCGACAAAGCTGTGCGCCATTTGCTTTCGCTGCGCTTTCGTCTGGGTGAGTTCGATTCGGGTGGCCCGTACGGGAACATCACACCGGCGGTCATCGATTCGCCCGAGCATCGGGCGCTGGCGCGCAAGGCCGCCGACGAACAGGTGGTGCTGCTGCGCAACGAAGGAAACGCGTTGCCCCTGAACGCCGCGCAAAACCGGAAGATCGCCGTGGTTGGACCGCTGGCCAACGTTCTGTACCAAGATTGGTACGGCGGCACGATGCCGTACGGAATCACGCCACTCCAGGGCATCACCGAGCGGCTCGGCGCCGCGGGCGCGAACGGCGCGGTGGTCTCCAGCGAGGGCGTCGATCGGATTGCGCTGAAGAACGCGGTCACCGGCAAGTACCTCACGGCGTCGACGGATGCGGCGGGCGCCAAGCTGCGCGAGGGCGGCACCGTGGCGGGTGCGAACGAGGAGCTCGACGTCTTCGATTGGGGTGCGGGCATCTGCACCCTGCGCACGGTGGCCAATGGTCAGTACCTGTCGCTGGGCGACGGCAAGACGCTGATCAACGATGCGCGGCAGCCGAGCGGCTGGTTCGTTCAACAGCAATTCAAGTTGCAGGCGCAACCCGATGGCAATTACATCCTCGAGTACGCCGGCAACGATGCGCGGCAGTCGTGGTTCGGGCCGAACAAATACGCCGTGGTCGGCGCCGATGGGACGCTGAGCATCGCGTCACCGACGCCGGAGGGCGCCACCAAGTTCGCGCGCGAAGTCGTTCGCCATGGCGTGGAGGAGGCCGTGGCCGCGGCCACGGGTGCCGACACGGCCGTGGTGGTGGTGGGCAGCATGCCCTTCATCAATGGGCGCGAGGACAACGATCGCACGAGCACGGCCCTGGCGCCGGCGCAGGCTGCGTTGATCGAGGCGGTGCATGCGGCCAACCCGCACACCATCGTGGTGGTGGAAAACAGCTACCCGACGACAGGGTGGAATGCGCAGCGCGCCCCCGCCATTCTCTGGACCACGCACGCGGGGCAGGAAACCGGGCACGCCCTCGCCGACGTGCTGTTCGGCGACACGGATCCGAGCGGGCGCCTCACGCAAACGTGGTACGCGTCCGATGCGGAGCTACCGAGCATTTTCGATTACGACATTTCGAAAACGGGGATGACGTACCAGTATTACAAGGGCGCACCGCTCTACGCCTTTGGCTACGGGCGTAGTTACACGAGCTTCGGCTATGGCCGGGCGCGGGTCGATCGCCCGTCGGCCCCCGCGAACGGCGAGGTGCACGTGACCATCGATGTGACCAACACGGGCGCACGACCCGGGGTCGACATCGTTCAGTTGTACTCACGTCCGCGCGCATCCGGTGTGGCGCAGCCGCTGCAGCGTTTGCGCGCCTTCCAGCGCGTGCAGCTCGCCCCCGGCGAGACGAAGACGGTGACGTTCTCGCTTTCCGTGCGCGACCTTGCCTTCTGGGACGTGAGCCGGAGCAAGGCCGTCGTCGAGACGGGGGACTACGATCTGCTCGTGGGTGCGTCGGCGACGGACATCAAGTCCACGGTCTCGATCGCCGTCCAAGGCGAGTCCATCCCACCCCGCAATTTGGCCATACCGACCCTGGCCGAACATTTCGACGACTACCGGGCCGTCACCTTGGTCGATTGGAGCAAGGCGAGCGGCACCTCGGTTTCCGCCTCCGCGGGAAGTTGGCTCGCGTACCAACGCAGCGGATTGTCGCCGCTCGCGCACGGATTTACCGCCTCCGTGGCCAAACCCGCAGCCGGGGATGCGCACATCACGGTGCGGCTCGACGATCCGGTAAACGGCCGGACCGTGACGACCGTCACGGTCCCCAGCACGGGCGACAAATACCGCTACACGGACGTGTCTGCCGCGTTCGCCGACGGAATCAGCGGCACCCATGATGTGTACCTGGTCTTCGACGGCCCGGTCCTTCTGCATTCGTTTCAATTGAATTGA
- a CDS encoding histidine phosphatase family protein — MSRLYLVRHGQTIWHAENRYAGSSDIPLDETGRAQAERLAAWARTAGLSALRCSPLSRAVATMQPVARATGLPVLTDSRLVECQFGIAEGRTFAEMEIEQPEAAEAFRRDPSAHPWPDGEEPQAVAHRMAAALRDMAAATEGPTLVVSHNTALRLALCELLGLPLRHYRRTFPVLRNAAVSEVDIRGNPPPEGGESGKMSECGGGEPYTALLSLNQAI; from the coding sequence ATGAGTCGCCTCTATTTGGTGCGCCACGGGCAGACGATCTGGCACGCCGAAAACCGGTATGCCGGGAGCAGCGACATTCCGCTCGATGAAACGGGCCGCGCCCAGGCGGAGCGGCTGGCGGCCTGGGCGCGCACGGCCGGCCTTTCGGCCCTTCGTTGCTCGCCATTGAGCCGGGCCGTGGCCACGATGCAGCCCGTTGCTCGGGCAACAGGGCTGCCGGTCCTCACCGATTCGCGGCTCGTCGAATGCCAATTCGGCATCGCCGAGGGCCGCACCTTCGCCGAAATGGAAATCGAGCAACCGGAGGCCGCCGAAGCCTTCCGGCGCGACCCTTCCGCGCATCCGTGGCCGGATGGCGAGGAGCCGCAGGCGGTCGCGCACCGCATGGCCGCCGCACTGCGCGACATGGCTGCGGCGACGGAAGGGCCCACCTTGGTCGTGTCGCACAACACCGCGCTTCGCCTGGCGTTGTGCGAGCTGCTCGGATTGCCCCTACGCCACTACCGCCGGACATTCCCGGTGCTGCGCAACGCCGCCGTCAGCGAAGTCGACATTCGTGGCAATCCCCCCCCGGAGGGGGGGGAATCGGGAAAAATGAGCGAATGTGGCGGGGGGGAGCCTTACACCGCGCTGCTGAGTCTCAATCAAGCCATCTGA
- a CDS encoding carbohydrate kinase has translation MTILGIDIGTSVIKAVVFDDGGTERAMSRESSAVLRPRPGHSEQDMRALWNAIARAVRKACSGMADSIEAITLTGQGDGVWLVDAQAAPVGHAILWNDARAASIVERWTAEGRIARGFDLNGSRTFAGAPNAILAWLGAHEPERLERAHAALSCTGFAFLRMTGRFGMDRSDASLPFLDIRTGAVAEDMFALFGIESARRLRPPILADTDRVGTLRQEAAEHLELRAGIPVVLAPYDIACMALGTGAVAHGQASAILGTTVCSQIMLDGPDVARQGIGINIDVFGKTLRAFPSLVGCEVMDWMSGIMGLGSAAELDKLALEAPPGANGLVLLPYMSPAGERAPFFDPRARGALFGLGFRHDRRDLARATLEALAFVVRDCFEAAPSMPTEIRVCGGGARSDVWCQIVADVTGVGVLRSQAREIGARGALVAANVVLRGRALREEAARLGTIEMRFSPDTRNTTLYTDILRHFRELRRAAGIEA, from the coding sequence ATGACGATACTCGGCATCGACATAGGCACCAGCGTCATCAAGGCCGTCGTGTTCGACGACGGCGGCACGGAACGGGCGATGTCGCGGGAATCCAGCGCGGTCCTGCGTCCGCGCCCGGGTCACTCGGAGCAGGACATGCGCGCACTCTGGAACGCCATCGCCCGGGCCGTCCGCAAGGCCTGTTCGGGAATGGCCGACTCCATCGAGGCCATCACCCTTACCGGGCAGGGCGATGGCGTGTGGCTCGTCGATGCGCAGGCCGCGCCCGTGGGCCATGCCATCCTCTGGAACGATGCGCGCGCCGCAAGCATCGTCGAGCGCTGGACGGCGGAGGGCCGCATCGCACGAGGGTTCGATCTCAACGGCAGCCGCACCTTCGCCGGGGCGCCGAATGCCATCCTTGCGTGGCTCGGCGCCCACGAGCCGGAGCGCCTCGAGCGGGCCCACGCCGCACTTTCCTGCACGGGATTCGCCTTTCTGCGCATGACCGGCCGCTTCGGCATGGACCGCTCCGACGCCTCGCTGCCCTTTCTCGACATTCGAACCGGTGCCGTGGCCGAGGACATGTTCGCGCTGTTCGGAATCGAATCGGCGCGCCGCCTGCGGCCGCCCATTTTGGCCGACACAGACCGTGTGGGAACGCTGCGCCAAGAGGCTGCGGAGCACCTCGAGCTTCGAGCCGGCATCCCCGTGGTGCTCGCGCCCTACGACATCGCCTGCATGGCGCTCGGCACCGGTGCTGTGGCGCACGGGCAGGCTTCGGCGATCCTCGGCACCACGGTGTGCTCGCAGATCATGCTCGATGGACCGGACGTGGCGCGGCAGGGCATCGGCATCAACATCGACGTCTTCGGCAAGACGCTGCGCGCGTTTCCGTCGCTCGTGGGATGCGAGGTCATGGACTGGATGAGCGGCATCATGGGCCTTGGTTCGGCCGCGGAGCTCGATAAGCTCGCGCTCGAAGCTCCGCCCGGTGCGAACGGGCTCGTGCTTCTTCCCTATATGTCGCCCGCGGGGGAGCGCGCACCGTTCTTCGACCCGCGGGCCCGCGGCGCCCTGTTCGGGCTGGGCTTTCGCCACGACCGCCGTGACCTGGCGCGCGCGACGCTCGAAGCGCTCGCGTTCGTCGTGCGCGATTGCTTCGAGGCGGCGCCATCCATGCCCACCGAGATACGGGTGTGCGGCGGCGGCGCACGCAGCGACGTTTGGTGCCAGATTGTCGCCGACGTGACCGGCGTCGGCGTGCTGCGTTCCCAGGCTCGCGAAATCGGCGCGCGCGGAGCCCTCGTCGCCGCGAACGTCGTTTTGCGCGGAAGGGCCCTTCGAGAAGAAGCTGCGCGATTGGGAACGATCGAAATGCGATTTTCACCCGACACGAGAAATACGACCTTGTACACGGACATCCTGCGGCACTTTCGTGAACTCCGCCGCGCGGCAGGTATCGAAGCATGA
- a CDS encoding MFS transporter has translation MTQFQTDNGPISIRDAQDSPSWLDRIGIPRVLFVGYIGLLLFMIGDGVESGYLSAYLVGRGRSMESVAYLFTVYGLTASVAAWFSGALSDLIGPRRVIAYGLAIWVLAQIGFLGLGVHPDNYSFMMLFYGIRGFGYPLFAYGFLVWVTRVAPRERLSSAAGWFWFAFTGGLPTLGAMVASFAIPAMGQLPTLWLALAIVILGGIIALVGLARTPEGGPGPHVHEESPVTTLLTSLTLAHSHPKVVNAAIVRAINTASQWGFLVFMPVFFTETLHFELSVWLRIVTVMFTSNIFCNLAFGLIGDRFGWRNTVAWFGGVGTAITTLLMYYAPVHAGPAQTGPVMLVAGLYGATLAGYVPLTALTPWLAPDRRGAAMSLLNLGAGVSVWLGPAVVALFMGPFGAKVVIWVFAALHLLSAALTMTLRTAEP, from the coding sequence ATGACGCAGTTCCAGACCGACAATGGTCCGATTTCGATTCGGGATGCGCAGGATTCGCCGTCCTGGCTCGATCGCATTGGCATCCCGCGGGTGCTCTTCGTCGGGTACATCGGGCTCCTCCTCTTCATGATCGGCGACGGTGTCGAGTCGGGGTACCTCTCCGCCTACCTCGTCGGCCGCGGGCGAAGCATGGAGTCCGTGGCCTACCTCTTCACCGTCTATGGCCTCACCGCCTCGGTGGCCGCATGGTTTTCCGGCGCGCTTTCCGATCTGATTGGGCCGCGCCGCGTCATCGCGTACGGGCTGGCCATTTGGGTCCTCGCGCAAATTGGATTTCTCGGGCTCGGCGTTCACCCCGACAACTACTCGTTCATGATGCTGTTCTACGGCATTCGCGGATTCGGTTATCCGCTCTTTGCCTATGGGTTTCTCGTTTGGGTCACCCGCGTGGCCCCGCGCGAGCGATTGAGCAGCGCCGCAGGCTGGTTCTGGTTCGCCTTTACCGGCGGCCTGCCGACCCTGGGCGCCATGGTCGCGAGCTTCGCCATCCCTGCGATGGGCCAATTGCCCACGCTCTGGCTCGCCCTAGCGATCGTCATCCTGGGCGGCATCATCGCCCTCGTGGGGTTGGCCCGCACGCCCGAGGGAGGTCCCGGCCCGCACGTGCACGAAGAAAGCCCCGTCACGACGTTGCTCACCAGCCTGACGCTCGCCCATTCGCACCCCAAAGTCGTCAATGCTGCCATCGTGCGGGCGATCAATACGGCATCGCAATGGGGCTTTCTCGTCTTCATGCCGGTCTTCTTCACCGAGACGCTTCACTTCGAATTGTCGGTCTGGCTGCGCATCGTCACGGTGATGTTCACCAGCAACATCTTTTGCAACCTCGCCTTCGGCCTCATCGGCGACCGATTCGGCTGGCGCAACACCGTGGCGTGGTTCGGCGGCGTGGGCACCGCCATCACCACCTTGCTGATGTACTACGCGCCGGTTCATGCCGGGCCCGCGCAAACTGGGCCGGTGATGCTCGTGGCCGGGCTCTACGGCGCCACCCTCGCGGGGTACGTTCCGCTCACGGCGCTCACGCCGTGGCTTGCGCCCGATCGACGCGGGGCTGCGATGTCCCTGCTCAACTTGGGAGCCGGCGTCAGCGTTTGGCTCGGCCCCGCCGTGGTGGCGCTGTTCATGGGGCCCTTTGGGGCCAAAGTGGTTATATGGGTTTTCGCGGCGTTGCATCTCCTCAGTGCCGCATTGACGATGACGTTGCGCACGGCCGAACCATGA